Proteins encoded in a region of the Carassius auratus strain Wakin chromosome 21, ASM336829v1, whole genome shotgun sequence genome:
- the LOC113038551 gene encoding claudin-4-like produces MSSTGRQILGICLATVGFLGSIVICGLPCWKVTGFIGANIVTAVIVWEGLWMTCLIHSTGQMQCRVYDSLLALPQDLRSARALVIIAIIAGVFGIILSIIGGKCTNFVKDKASKAKVAIASGVIFIVAGLLVLIPVCWTANTIIMDVSNPLLMGAQKRDLGVSLYIGWASAGLLLLGGSLLCSSCPPREDDHYNVMYSNARSEDSSKAHE; encoded by the coding sequence ATGTCATCTACGGGACGTCAAATCTTGGGAATCTGCCTGGCTACGGTCGGCTTCTTGGGAAGCATCGTCATCTGTGGCTTGCCCTGCTGGAAGGTGACTGGCTTCATTGGAGCCAACATTGTGACCGCAGTGATCGTTTGGGAAGGTTTATGGATGACCTGCCTGATTCATAGCACAGGACAGATGCAGTGTAGGGTCTATGACTCTCTGCTGGCACTTCCTCAAGATCTGCGGAGTGCCAGAGCCTTGGTGATCATCGCCATCATTGCTGGGGTGTTTGGAATCATCCTGAGCATCATAGGAGGAAAGTGCACCAACTTTGTTAAAGACAAGGCATCTAAAGCGAAGGTCGCTATCGCCAGTGGTGTCATCTTCATCGTTGCTGGACTTCTTGTCCTCATCCCTGTCTGCTGGACCGCGAATACCATAATCATGGATGTCTCCAACCCTTTGTTGATGGGAGCTCAGAAGAGGGACCTTGGGGTTTCGCTTTACATTGGCTGGGCTTCTGCAGGTTTGCTACTTCTGGGTGGAAGTCTCCTCTGCAGCTCGTGCCCACCGCGTGAGGATGATCACTATAATGTGATGTATTCAAATGCCAGGTCTGAGGACAGCAGCAAAGCTCATGAATAA
- the cldn28 gene encoding claudin-4 produces the protein MRGRQILAVCLAVLGLCGTILVCALPMWKVTAFVGANIVTAQVFWEGLWMTCVLQSTAHMQCKAYDSILALTQDVQAARALTCASIAVSVVAIGLFVVGADCTNFYREERLKKTNTGIAAGAVFIVAGVMCLIAVSWSAYVIIVDFYNPQAISGRKGELGASIYVGWVAGVLLIVGGGLLISTYSN, from the coding sequence ATGAGGGGACGACAAATCTTGGCTGTATGTCTGGCTGTGTTGGGCCTATGCGGCACTATTCTGGTGTGTGCATTGCCTATGTGGAAAGTGACAGCCTTCGTGGGAGCAAACATTGTGACAGCACAGGTTTTCTGGGAAGGCTTGTGGATGACCTGCGTCCTGCAGAGCACTGCTCACATGCAGTGCAAAGCGTATGACTCCATCCTGGCTCTGACTCAAGATGTCCAGGCAGCTCGAGCATTGACCTGTGCCTCTATTGCTGTCAGTGTGGTTGCCATTGGACTGTTCGTTGTTGGAGCCGATTGCACCAACTTTTACAGAGAAGAACGACTTAAAAAGACTAACACTGGAATAGCGGCTGGTGCAGTCTTTATAGTTGCAGGTGTAATGTGCCTTATTGCTGTCAGCTGGTCGGCGTATGTTATCATCGTGGACTTCTATAATCCTCAAGCAATATCGGGGAGAAAAGGAGAGCTGGGAGCCTCCATCTATGTAGGATGGGTGGCCGGTGTTCTGCTGATTGTAGGCGGTGGGCTGCTCATCAGCACATACTCCAACTGA
- the LOC113038552 gene encoding claudin-like protein ZF-A89, translating into MASAGLQMLATVLAVLGWVGDIIICALPMWKVTAFIGTNIVTAQTFWEGLWMNCVQQSTGQMQCKVYDSMLALPQDLQAARALVIISILVTFLGLFLAVAGGKCTNCIEERDAKAKVGVAAGVFFLVGGVLCLIPVCWCANTVISDFYNPILSEAQKRELGASLFIGWGASGLQLIGGALLCCQCPKSDGRGYSVKYSAPKSAPGAYV; encoded by the coding sequence ATGGCATCTGCTGGACTTCAGATGTTGGCCACTGTCCTCGCGGTCCTCGGCTGGGTGGGAGACATCATTATCTGCGCGCTCCCCATGTGGAAGGTGACGGCGTTTATTGGCACCAACATCGTGACCGCGCAGACTTTCTGGGAAGGCCTCTGGATGAACTGCGTGCAGCAGAGCACGGGCCAGATGCAGTGCAAGGTCTACGACTCCATGCTGGCACTGCCACAAGATCTCCAGGCAGCTCGAGCGCTTGTAATCATCTCAATCCTCGTGACCTTCTTGGGACTTTTCCTGGCCGTCGCTGGAGGCAAGTGCACCAACTGCATTGAAGAACGGGACGCAAAGGCTAAAGTGGGGGTCGCGGCCGGCGTCTTCTTCCTGGTGGGTGGCGTTCTGTGCCTGATCCCGGTCTGCTGGTGCGCGAACACCGTCATCAGTGACTTCTACAACCCCATTCTGTCTGAGGCTCAGAAGCGCGAGCTGGGGGCGTCTCTGTTCATCGGCTGGGGCGCGTCTGGTCTGCAGCTCATCGGCGGGGCGCTTCTCTGTTGTCAGTGCCCAAAGAGCGACGGTCGTGGTTATTCCGTGAAGTACTCGGCTCCGAAGTCCGCTCCAGGAGCCTATGTATGA
- the LOC113038553 gene encoding claudin-like protein ZF-A89 → MASAGLQMLATVLAVLGWVGDIIICALPMWKVTAFIGTNIVTAQTFWEGLWMNCVQQSTGQMQCKVYDSMLALPQDLQAARALVIISILVTFLGLFLAVAGGKCTNCIEERDAKAKVGVAAGVFFLVGGVLCLIPVCWCAHTVISDFYNPILSEAQKRELGASLFIGWGASGLQLIGGALLCCQCPKSDGRGYSVKYSAPKSAPGAYV, encoded by the coding sequence ATGGCATCTGCTGGACTTCAGATGTTGGCCACTGTCCTCGCGGTCCTCGGCTGGGTGGGAGACATCATTATCTGCGCGCTCCCCATGTGGAAGGTGACGGCGTTTATTGGCACCAACATCGTGACCGCGCAGACTTTCTGGGAAGGCCTCTGGATGAACTGCGTGCAGCAGAGCACGGGCCAGATGCAGTGCAAGGTCTACGACTCCATGCTGGCACTGCCACAAGATCTCCAGGCAGCTCGAGCGCTTGTAATCATCTCAATCCTCGTGACCTTCTTGGGACTTTTCCTGGCCGTCGCTGGAGGCAAGTGCACCAACTGCATTGAAGAACGGGACGCAAAGGCTAAAGTGGGGGTCGCGGCCGGCGTCTTCTTCCTGGTGGGTGGCGTTCTGTGCCTGATCCCGGTCTGCTGGTGCGCGCACACCGTCATCAGTGACTTCTACAACCCCATTCTGTCTGAGGCTCAGAAGCGCGAGCTGGGGGCGTCTCTGTTCATCGGCTGGGGCGCGTCTGGTCTGCAGCTCATCGGCGGGGCGCTTCTCTGTTGTCAGTGCCCAAAGAGCGACGGTCGTGGTTATTCCGTGAAGTACTCGGCTCCGAAGTCCGCTCCAGGAGCCTATGTATGA
- the cldn29 gene encoding claudin 29, with product MASLGLQILGVALSSVGLLGSIMTCILPMWRVTAFIGNNIVTAQVVWEGLWMSCVVQTTGHMQCKVYDSLLALSPDLQAARASLVLSIVLSVFAILLAVVGGKCTTCIENKTVKARVVISAGVFFIISGLLCLTPVCWSAHIIIRDFYNPLLMDAQRRELGASLYTGWGSAGLLLTGGAILCCQCPQKEPRAFAPKYPAPRSNASEKEYV from the coding sequence ATGGCATCTTTGGGGCTGCAGATTTTAGGAGTTGCCCTGTCCTCTGTTGGGTTGCTTGGGTCTATCATGACCTGCATCCTTCCAATGTGGAGGGTTACAGCTTTCATCGGCAACAACATCGTGACGGCGCAGGTCGTATGGGAGGGACTGTGGATGTCCTGTGTGGTTCAGACCACGGGGCACATGCAGTGCAAAGTGTACGATTCATTGCTCGCCCTGTCCCCGGACCTGCAAGCCGCGCGCGCTTCGCTCGTCCTCTCCATCGTGCTCTCTGTCTTCGCCATTCTCCTGGCGGTCGTAGGAGGCAAATGCACCACCTGCATCGAGAACAAAACCGTCAAGGCAAGAGTTGTTATATCTGCAGGGGTGTTTTTCATCATCAGTGGACTGCTGTGTCTCACACCCGTCTGCTGGTCAGCGCACATCATCATCCGGGACTTCTACAACCCGCTCTTGATGGACGCGCAGAGACGGGAGCTCGGGGCGTCGCTCTACACGGGCTGGGGCTCCGCGGGGCTGCTGCTCACCGGGGGAGCGATACTGTGCTGCCAGTGCCCTCAGAAAGAACCACGAGCATTCGCCCCCAAATACCCAGCACCGAGGTCTAACGCCTCGGAAAAAGAATAtgtatga